One segment of Marvinbryantia formatexigens DSM 14469 DNA contains the following:
- a CDS encoding LysR family transcriptional regulator has product MTLMQLRYIITISETGSLNKAAELLYVSQPSLTSAVKELERELGITLFYRSGRGVTLTGDGAEFLLYAKQLYSQYEDLMERYGEHGTRRKKFGVSAQHYSFAVKAFVDMAKEFDMLKYDFAIRETRTAEVISDVRTLRSEIGILYLCDFNRKALEKLLAQAELVFHHLIDCQAYVYLWKQHPLAKEKAVSLAQLEPYPCLSFEQGDGAGFYLAEELLATREYARTIKANDRATMLNLMIGLNGYTLCSGIICEELNGSDFVAVPFVEDAQESDGTRHPDTSQKQDVAWHPDTSQEQDVAWHPDTSQKQEDAQHRAVTMEIGYITRKNMILTEMGERYVAALKKYLKIS; this is encoded by the coding sequence ATGACACTGATGCAGCTTCGGTATATCATTACCATTTCGGAAACCGGGTCTCTTAATAAAGCGGCGGAGCTTTTATATGTTTCGCAGCCGTCGCTGACGAGTGCGGTAAAAGAGCTGGAGAGGGAGCTTGGGATTACGCTGTTTTACCGCAGTGGGAGAGGCGTGACGCTTACCGGCGATGGGGCGGAATTTCTGCTGTACGCGAAGCAGCTCTACAGTCAGTATGAGGATTTGATGGAGCGCTACGGGGAGCACGGGACGCGCAGAAAAAAGTTCGGGGTGTCGGCGCAGCATTATTCCTTTGCGGTGAAAGCCTTTGTGGATATGGCAAAGGAATTTGATATGCTGAAATATGATTTTGCCATCCGGGAGACGCGCACCGCGGAGGTCATCAGTGATGTCCGCACACTGCGGAGTGAAATCGGCATTCTTTATTTATGTGACTTTAACAGAAAGGCGCTGGAAAAGCTGCTGGCACAGGCGGAGCTGGTGTTTCATCATCTGATTGACTGCCAGGCATACGTGTACCTCTGGAAGCAGCATCCGCTGGCAAAGGAAAAGGCGGTCAGCCTTGCGCAACTGGAACCATATCCGTGCCTTTCCTTCGAGCAGGGAGACGGCGCAGGCTTTTATCTGGCGGAGGAGCTTCTGGCTACCCGTGAATATGCGCGCACCATCAAGGCAAACGACCGTGCAACCATGCTCAATCTGATGATAGGCTTAAACGGGTACACCCTGTGCTCCGGCATCATCTGTGAAGAGTTAAACGGCAGCGACTTTGTGGCGGTGCCGTTTGTGGAGGATGCGCAGGAGAGCGACGGTACGCGGCATCCAGACACATCACAGAAACAGGATGTTGCATGGCATCCGGATACGTCACAGGAGCAGGATGTTGCATGGCATCCGGACACATCACAAAAACAGGAGGATGCGCAGCACCGCGCGGTTACGATGGAAATTGGTTATATCACCCGGAAGAATATGATACTTACGGAAATGGGAGAGCGGTACGTGGCGGCGCTGAAGAAATATTTGAAAATATCATGA
- a CDS encoding zinc ribbon domain-containing protein — METKDVLKKIRIENSLTQEEMAERLAVTRQAVSRWENGDATPNIETLKQISTAFDVSINTLLGSPRKLFCQCCGMPLEEDGVISREVDNSFNEDYCKWCYADGQFVYKSMDELLDFLVEHMPAGNFTPEEARKYFSGQLSGLKHWKQ; from the coding sequence ATGGAGACGAAGGATGTTCTGAAAAAGATTCGCATAGAAAACAGTCTTACGCAGGAGGAAATGGCGGAGAGGCTGGCTGTTACCCGCCAGGCGGTTTCGCGCTGGGAAAACGGCGATGCGACGCCGAATATAGAAACACTGAAGCAGATTTCAACAGCTTTCGATGTTTCCATTAACACACTGCTGGGGAGTCCCCGGAAGCTTTTCTGCCAGTGCTGCGGGATGCCGCTGGAGGAGGATGGCGTAATCAGCCGGGAGGTGGACAACAGCTTTAATGAAGACTATTGTAAGTGGTGCTATGCGGACGGGCAGTTTGTATACAAAAGTATGGATGAGCTGCTGGACTTTCTGGTGGAGCACATGCCGGCAGGCAATTTTACACCGGAGGAGGCGCGGAAATATTTTTCCGGGCAGCTCTCCGGTCTGAAGCACTGGAAACAATGA